A region of Pseudorca crassidens isolate mPseCra1 chromosome 8, mPseCra1.hap1, whole genome shotgun sequence DNA encodes the following proteins:
- the LOC137229100 gene encoding alcohol dehydrogenase class-3-like — protein sequence MGSQVIKCKAAGAWEARKPLSIEEIEVAHPKAHEVRMKIIATAVCHTDAYTLSGADPEGSFPVILGHEGAGIVESVGEGVTKLKAGDTVIPLYIPQCGECKFCLNPKTNFCQKVRVTQGKGFMPDGTSRFTCKGKTILHYTGTSTFSEYTVVADISVAKIDPLAPLDKVCLLGCGISTGYGAAVNTAQVEPGSTCAVFGLGGVGLAVIMGCKVAGASRIIGVDINKDKFTRAKEFGASEYTNPQDFSKPIQEVLVEMTDGGVDCSFECIGNLKVMRAALEACHKGWGVSVVVGVAASGEEVTTRPFLLVTGCTWKGTAFGGWKSVERVPKLVSEYMSKKIKIDEFVTHNLPFDQINEAFELMHAGKSIRTVVKL from the coding sequence ATGGGGAGCCAGGTCATCAAATGCAAAGCTGCAGGTGCCTGGGAGGCTAGAAAGCCTCTCTCCATAGAGGAGATAGAGGTGGCACACCCAAAGGCTCATGAAGTTCGAATGAAGATTATTGCCACTGCAGTTTGCCACACTGACGCCTATACCCTGAGTGGGGCTGATCCTGAAGGGAGTTTTCCAGTGATCTTGGGACATGAAGGTGCTGGAATTGTGGAAAGTGTTGGTGAAGGAGTTACTAAGCTGAAGGCAGGTGACACTGTCATCCCACTTTACATCCCACAGTGTGGAGAGTGCAAATTCTGTCTAAATCCTAAAACGAACTTTTGCCAGAAGGTAAGAGTCACTCAAGGGAAAGGATTTATGCCAGATGGCACTAGCAGATTTACTTGTAAAGGAAAGACAATTTTACATTACACGGGAACCAGCACATTTTCTGAATACACAGTTGTGGCTGATATCTCTGTTGCTAAAATTGATCCTTTAGCCCCTTTGGATAAAGTCTGCCTTCTGGGTTGTGGCATTTCAACTGGTTatggtgctgctgtgaacactgccCAGGTGGAGCCTGGCTCTACTTGTGCCGTCTTTGGCCTGGGAGGAGTTGGATTGGCAGTTATCATGGGCTGTAAGGTGGCTGGTGCATCCCGGATCATTGGTGTGGACATCAATAAAGATAAATTCACAAGGGCTAAGGAGTTCGGGGCCTCTGAGTATACTAACCCCCAGGACTTCAGTAAACCTATCCAGGAAGTGCTCGTTGAGATGACTGATGGGGGAGTGGACTGTTCCTTTGAGTGTATTGGTAACCTGAAAGTCATGAGAGCAGCGCTGGAGGCCTGCCACAAAGGCTGGGGCGTCAGCGTGGTGGTTGGAGTAGCTGCCTCAGGTGAAGAAGTTACCACTCGTCCATTCCTGCTGGTAACAGGCTGCACGTGGAAAGGCACTGCCTTTGGAGGATGGAAGAGTGTAGAACGCGTCCCAAAGTTGGTGTCCGAATATAtgtccaaaaaaataaagattgatGAATTTGTGACTCACAATTTGCCTTTTGACCAAATTAACGAAGCCTTTGAACTGATGCATGCAGGAAAGAGCATCCGAACTGTTGTAAAGCtttaa